A segment of the Trifolium pratense cultivar HEN17-A07 linkage group LG7, ARS_RC_1.1, whole genome shotgun sequence genome:
CAAGTATATTTACATCGATACCCACAATTAAATTGTAATCACATTTTATTTCACATGTTACgcataaaatatgttttcattgTTGATTTCTAAATACCCCCTAAATTATTAAGGGGTAGTTTAaacaaaacctaaaaaaaaaaaattattccgtttgttattagtttattaaactaatttccatattataaatgtttttggaaatatttaaatgttaaccaaataattttttagatacctaaaaaaaattgatccttGTATTTTCGAAAAAAATTACAGTATTTCCATgaataaattcaataaaaacaatCTACTcctataacttataagttacaAAACTAAAaacgtagtttttttttttgtctttctaaaaccaaaatattttcttgaaaatggggttgttattatttaaatttgaaaCTTCTAGTGAAGTTAGGGGGggttcataaataaataaaatcaagtcACAGTGTAATAGTGACATGTCTAGTTTCTTCACCACTACATAGAGAGAAGGTTGAATTTGTGGTCCTGTTGTGATACTCTACAATAATTCTATATTCTCCTAAGAACCCATAAAAGCTATGTGAACCATGCTCATCCGTGACTCCCTCTAGATGACCAGTTTGCCACTCTTGAAGAAGTTTGTCCACCACATCACCTGATGGTAAGTTATTCAAATCATTGTCTGTGAGGCACATTTGGTAGCACCCATATGGATGAAGTGCTGTCCAAAGCATTATCCCATTCACTGAAGGGTGTGAGAACCCTTCCCTCAACACTTGTTCCAAATAAATTGcctacaaataaataaagaagtAAGCAATGAGATTCAATTAAGAAGGCAATAATACCATTTAActactcaattttttttgtctaagtTGTAGCTAGACTCATACACATTAAATGCGGAGAAATGAAAAATTCTAAGTTCGAATCCAGACTCTTGCACACCAATGTCTCTGCAACTATCAAGTATCAACCGAGTCATCGGAACAATTTAGTTACTCATTTTATTTatagttaaaacttaaaagaacaATTTAGTGTTGCAAATATACTACCTTTGATTTTGGTATATTTGGGTAtatgaaagaaagaagaaaaaaaaatttctttaatcaatttttgttgAACTTGAAATTGCTCTAGCTAGTAATCTCACCTGTGTATCTTGATCAAGTGTGTTGCTTATATCAATCTCAGTAAGCCAAATGGGAAGATCTAGTGTTGCCAATTTGTCTAGGATAGCTCTGATAAGTGGAAGATTTGGTTTTGTGAAATGACCCTCCAATCCAATTCCATCCATAAACACACCATATTTTCTTAGTTCTCTTATCCGTGAGATATAGGCATCAACACTAGAATTTACATCACTACAAGTTTCCACAACATTGAAGTCATTCATAAACAAAGTTGCTAATGGATCGGATTCATGTGCTACctcaaagaaatgaaatgtAGCATTGGGTCCAAGCCTTTGTTCATAGAAATCAAAATGAAGCATTTCGTTGCTGACATCCCAATGTATGAACTCTGTTTTGTATTGGTTGATAAGACTTTTAATTCGAGAATTCACAGCCGATTGTAATTGAGTACCGGTAAGGTTAAGAACCCATGCAGGATTGTATTTAGGATCTTCCCAGAATATGTTGTGTCCTCTAGCTATGATTTTGTTGGCTCTAACAAATTGCATCATTTGATCTGAAATTGTGTAGTTGACTTTGCTTTCATGAGGTTCTGTAGCGTACCATTTCAGCTCATTTTCAAAGACGGCAGCATTGAATCGCTTTACAAACCAATTCTGATATGGTATGTTGCCAAGAATGGTCTTTGCTATTGCAGAACCAATAGGGAAGTCTTTTGATATTTGCTCTACGTATACAGAAGCGCCTTGTAATTTCCTTCCATTAGTATCTGATACGTGAATTGTGACTGCGCGCTTTCTTTTCTGTCAAATACACCAGAGAAgcaaaactaaaattgaaacctaaaataaatgtaagagaccaaatgtgtagttaagcctaaattattttatctacaattcttcttttttattctaTACTCTATatatctatgaagcacaaaaacaaatatgaacataaaaaaataagtacaaGATACACATCCatagcaataataatatttagttaAACTAGTAGTTAGTAGTTACTACTTAGTATAACTAACTTTTATAGCTAATAATTCATGTGCCACGGTGTTAATGTTTGACATGGCATGGTAGTGTCAGTGCTACATTGCTATAACTATATACCACAACTATAAATCCATCAATTCCTTTAATGATTTTCTGATCAAATGAAGATATATAGTTGGAGACTCACAGTGTTGACTATGTATTGTTGATTGATTCCCCATTGCTGCTTAGTAAATGGCTGCAGTGATGGACTTGCTATATCTATATTATGAACAATATATTTGGCATCTGTGTTCTGAAAGAAGATGGTAGATGAATTTGAAGGGTAATTGAGAACAAATCCACCCTTGAGAAAAGACCAACATCCACGGTTGGCCAAAACTGTCCCAATACAGTAATATGTCTCATTTTCTGTTTCAAGACTTGCCCTTATCATTACTGAATCTAAACCTTCAATCCTCAGCCATGctgtaaaataataatagtatgtAATGTAATTATTTATGTGTAATCAAGCAGTCACGCCATCATAtcatatttcatatataataaataacaaATGCAGTCATGTTTTAACATATGATGATagttattattaaatttgtatATAAGATAACAGAGTTCAACATTCCGTTGTAGTCTAGTTGGTTAGGATACTCGGCTCTCACCCGAGAGACCCGGGTTCAAGTCCCGGCAACggaataaattgttttttgtttaggTAGGTACGTTTTTGCAACCAAAAGAACAGAGTAGTGTAAACTGTAAAGAACTAAAGATAAAGAACAGAACAGAACTGAACATAAGCGTAATTAATAAGTAGTACCGGAAAAGGAATAGATAGTGTCGTGAGTAAGATTATTATATAGGACAAGTGAGGAAGAAGTGACGCCGTCTCCTGCaatgttgaaattgaaaagtaCTCCTCCATTGTAAAGTGGCTTCTCAGGATGCTCTTTGCACTGTAAACAACATTGTCatagatagataaataaaagGTAGTAATAATACAACAAGAATTAACTAATGTATGTGATTTTAATTTACCTGAGTGTAAGCAGTAGAGTCATATAGGGGTCCATCTGtaacattaattaatcaaataCTACTAATAGTTAATGAATCAATTTAAAATGTGAAAGAAGGAGTGAGTGACTAAGAATTAATTAAGAACGAACCATATAAAGAAGAAACCAAAGAAAGCAGCAGAAGGAAGAAAAATATATGGAATGAAATATGTTGCAGCAGCAGCATCATCTTTGAAATTGGGAATTTGGAGGAGCTAGCTGGTTGCAAAATTGTTTCCAACCGTGAAAGGTGCTACAGCTACTacatacaaacaaacaaatacccGTGTTAGTAGTGGTCtagtatagtaatactaatAGTAGCATATGAAACAAAAGAATTGTACGTTCCaaagttaattaataattacttGGAGTTGGAGTGGAGAGAGAGGTGATATCATATCACAAGGGAACACCGGACAAGTGATCGATGAAGGAAGGATTCCCGTGCTCTCTACTAACTTCACAACACAATCACATGTGTGATTCTTATTGTTATCTTAATGTACATCTACAtactataatataataatatattttaggtCTCTTCTAGGGTCATCCTAAATATCACTAATACTCTCTCtaatttttaactaaacattaactattttttatttaaagcaACAAATATCTTCCCTCTATCTAACACCCTTTctgtacaaaaataaaataaaatatatatatgttataaacttactaaatacattaattattagtttttgtttataatagtgaTTTGAAGATAGTAAAATAATATAGGACTAAAGTAGCTACTCATGTATATGGTTGATTAAAGTTGTGTATTGCAGCAGCTTTGCTTATGCTTGAAGTTGAAACTTTCCGAGAATGGTGGTATTGACACTGATGATGAACTCTGAAGTTCCCATCACCACCACCTTATTAGTGATCAATACTACTCCTATAGCTTCCACTTCGAGGGACCATTGAATTGAATACTCATCATCATTGGCTAAACCATGCGAATGGCACGCGctctacttttttttatgtgaatattaaatattaatgttCCATCCTTTGAGTGAGATTCAACAATCACTCTAGCTAGAGTCTATGTATATATGTAGAGAATATATACTTCcccttttttcttttgaaatgaaTTTTACATACATACTCCATCTTTTATCTTTGATTTCCAATCTAATTTATAGGTGATTGTAACCCAAATCCAACCTTAATTTCCTCTGAAATTTTCCAATCTTTTATAGGTGATTGCGGCATGAGtttttatacataaaaaataaaataaacaaatctcCACCATCAAATTTAATCTAATAAATTTCTAAACGCACCATTTCCCACTcccaaatcaacaacaacaacccatGTACGTCATCAGATTGTTtcgtagttagttttaaactaaaatcatgtcaaaaccatttttgttgtggaatggtttcacattagatgtacttaatcatgccaaaatcatttttaccgtgaaatggtttcagagggttgtaatccaaaaccttttatacaacaaaaaaaaattagttcatCATTAATTCATGTTTGCATgtgtatttttatgttttaaatttatAGTTTTCTTTTCGAACATACATATATTTAAGCAGGTAAGTCCCAACATATTATATggcctaaaaagaaacattaAAATGAGGtcttttaagttaaaaaaaaaaaaaaaactattttttcgAGTAAGGAGAAGTATTAAACTAAGgttttaattgataaaaaatagtAGATAACAAATAAACTAACTTACGATGGCTAACTTATAAGTTAGCTTTTAGCTTAGAGCGAATGAGCTACGTGATTGGATTTGTAGTGTTTTGTAAAGTTATTggttgaactaacttataaatatataatgacataaaaaaatatatttttaattagtatttaattttttcaagtaagatgacaagaataaaattagaagaaaaaatataaactataaacataataacataaatatagctacttaaaataacatttgaaaaataagctataaactctttttaaaaaatgtttaccaaataaatattttttaatcatataaacttataaattataagctcAAAGTTTCACCTTacctttaaattaataaattgtacaaaaaaaaactaacaaattgTGGATGTCGACAATAAAAACTAATTATGGGTCTCCACACATTTAATTTTACAGCTTATTCATGAAACAAACCAATATTTCAATCTCCCTCCATCTTTTCGTTTGTTCTTCTTCCCTCTTACTCTCTCTTTGAACACCCAAAACACCAAAGGTTGTTTGtcatttcaaaaattgcaaTGAAACTTCAAGCACTACTACTACTACGAACTAACGTAGACTCGGTTCGGTCATCCCAAAGATATAGATTTTCGGGCAAATTTTAAACTTATAGCTTATGACTTATTTTTCAATCCCTTCATGCTCAAATCAGATATCGAATCCAAGACTTTGATTATGCAGTTCTGTTTTGGACTTTTTTGGTGTAGTCCATTTTCAAGTTAAGCTTCTATAGATATACTTTATGTGATATATAAGTTAAGCTTTATATTGTCTGTTTGGTTTTTTGTTCTTCATCTCTATGTGGATTGAGTTCTTCTTCAAGGACTGAGATGGTGTGTGTTGGGAGTTGAATTGTGCGCACTGAACGACTGTAGACATTCATGGCTCCTCTGGCCTGACTAGACAACTAAGGGCGTATCGTTGACATGACGATTCTTGGATCTAGTTTTCAAAATtttaggagttttttttttttttttgttttgttttggtgaGAGTTGAGGTAATGTTGTCTGAGAGGTTTCTATGTTGTGGGTCAGATAGCTAGTAATTCATTTGCTATTGTTGTTTCCGTTGTCACAACATGACTTTTGTTGGAAGAAATTGttgtttctcattttctttcttcgGCTGCCTGTTAGCTATATAAGTGGCTTGGGTCGAGATCCTAAGATGTCTGAAATCTTTGACATACCTCTCATATAGTCATCTGTGTTGATTATTTTTCAGAATAATGCGTCTTCAAATTTCATGTTGTGGTGCTCATTGTTTGCTTTGGTATGGTTGGTATCTGCTATGAGTGGAATTGTAGCTTAGCATTATGGTTTAATCATTAGTCTGGTATCTTTTTGATTGGTTTATGCTTGACAAGTAGGAGGTGATCGGTTTACTTCAGGATCATGGGGTGACAATGAAATTACGTATTAGGGTCATCTCATTTGTTTTAGCCTTGTGGTAGGGTTGTCCTCCGGTGTTAGCTTCATGTTCTT
Coding sequences within it:
- the LOC123897157 gene encoding endo-1,4-beta-xylanase 5, which encodes MMLLLQHISFHIFFFLLLLSLVSSLYDGPLYDSTAYTQCKEHPEKPLYNGGVLFNFNIAGDGVTSSSLVLYNNLTHDTIYSFSAWLRIEGLDSVMIRASLETENETYYCIGTVLANRGCWSFLKGGFVLNYPSNSSTIFFQNTDAKYIVHNIDIASPSLQPFTKQQWGINQQYIVNTKRKRAVTIHVSDTNGRKLQGASVYVEQISKDFPIGSAIAKTILGNIPYQNWFVKRFNAAVFENELKWYATEPHESKVNYTISDQMMQFVRANKIIARGHNIFWEDPKYNPAWVLNLTGTQLQSAVNSRIKSLINQYKTEFIHWDVSNEMLHFDFYEQRLGPNATFHFFEVAHESDPLATLFMNDFNVVETCSDVNSSVDAYISRIRELRKYGVFMDGIGLEGHFTKPNLPLIRAILDKLATLDLPIWLTEIDISNTLDQDTQAIYLEQVLREGFSHPSVNGIMLWTALHPYGCYQMCLTDNDLNNLPSGDVVDKLLQEWQTGHLEGVTDEHGSHSFYGFLGEYRIIVEYHNRTTNSTFSLCSGEETRHVTITL